The Amycolatopsis japonica nucleotide sequence GCCGGGCGTGCTTTCGGTGGCGTCGTTCAACGATCAGGGGACCGAAACCCGTGACGGCACGGTCTCCGACTTCTCCTCGCGTGGTCTCAAGAGCAGCCAGGCGAGCTGGCCCGACGTTTCCGCGCCGGGGGAGAACATCCTCTCGTCGTGCCGGCCGACGCAGCCGATCTGCACGCAGGGCCTGCAGCCCAAGAACGGCCCGGGGCTCCTGGATCTCGCCACCTACAACGTGATCAGCGGGACCTCGATGGCGGCGCCGCAGATCACCGGGATCGTCGCGCAGCTGTTCCAGGTCGCGCCGAACGCGAGTCCCGGTGAAATCGAGGCCGCGATCAAGGGCACCGCGTACAAGTTCGCCAATGGTTCGCCGTATGTCGCGGCCGGGCCGTACACGTCGAGCTTCGACAAGGGCACGGGTCTCGTGGACACCTTCGCCGCGGCGAAGTCCCTCGGCGCCCAGGGCTGAGCCAAGTCCGTGAAGGCCTCCTTCCCTACCCTCAGCGTAGGGAAAGAGGCCTTCACGGCATGGGGGCACAATTGCCGTCCCCGGGTTAACCCGCGTGAAGGGATCTTTTCTTCGGCTCAGCCGAAAGAAGGGGGCCTTCGCAGGAGTCTCGCGTCCCAATCAGGTGCGACTTGTGGTGTTCATGTGGCCAAACAGCACAGTTGGGGTGCACAATGTGCTCACGCGTACCGGGAGGCGGCACGAGCCACCTGACCAGCGCAGCTCGCGAGGTCGTAGGGGAAGACGCCCCTCGTCGAGTAGCGGAGGTCAGCAGTGAGCACCCGTGGCAACACCCGTGGCGTGGTGTACGTCCACTCGTCGCCGTCTGCGGTGTGTCCGCACGTCGAGTGGGCCATTTCGGGCACCCTGGGTGCCCGAGTCGAGTTGAAGTGGACGGCGCAGCCCGCCAGTCCAGGACAGCTCCGCGCCGAATGTGGTTGGCGTGCGCCTTCGGGCACCGGCGGAAAGCTGGCGTCCGCGCTCAAGGCGTGGCCGATGATCCGGTTCGAAGTCACCGAAGAGCCCAGTGCGGGGGTCGACGGGGAGAGGTTCTGTTTCGCTCCGGGCCTCGGCCTGTGGCACGGCAGGACCAGTGCCAACGGCGACATCGTCGTGGGCGAGGACCAGTTGCGCGCCTTGGTGAGCAAGGTCCGCTCCGGCGAATCGCTGGCGCACAAGCTCGACGAGCTCCTCGCCGCCAATTGGGACGAAGCGCTCGAACCGTACCGGCACGCCGGTGACGGTGCCCCGGTCACCTGGCTGCACCAAGTCGGGTAGACGCCGGTGAAGACGGAAGAGGCGGGCGGCTAACCTTTCAGGGTGACCGCCCAGCCTCGCCCCCTCTCTCGCCAGCGGTGGCTGATCCCCGTCCTCGTGGTCGTGATCTCCTTGACCGTCGGCGTCGGGTTGCTGGCACGCGATCTCTACACGCGCCCGGAGGCCGAGCCCACCCAGCCGGTCGTCAGCGAGTCGCCGACGTCGGTCGCCCCGGAGCAACAGCCCGGTTCCCCCGTCGTCGAAGTGACCCCCGACGTCTTCGCGCATCCGCAGTACCAGAGCGTCCGCCAGGTGCTGCAGGGGTATTTCGATTCCATCAACGAGCGTGACTATCCGAAGTGGACTTCGGTGGTCAGCCGTGACCGGGCCAAGAGCAAGACCTCGGCGGAGTGGAAGAAGGACTTCCAGTCCACTAAGGATGGCAGCATCCTCGTCTATCGCATCGAGCCGGGCGCGCCGAGCACGCTCCGGGTGCTCGTCGCGTTCACCAGCACGCAGGACGTCGAAGACGCGCCGGTGTACCTGCCCGAGGGATGCATCCGGTGGCGGCTGGTGCTGCCGCTGCGGCTGGAGAGCGGGTCGTGGCGCGTCGACACGACCGACGGCGGCACCAACCCCGAACACGAAAGATGCTGAAGTAAGGGGCGACATGGTCCCCGAGGCTGACGCGGGCGTGGGCCGGGCGGAATAGAGTCGCGGCATGGCAATAGATCAGCCGGCCCTGCTGACCGACGCCTCGAGGGGGCTCACCAGCGAAGAGGTCGCCCAGCGGGTGGCCGCGGGCCAGACCAACACGGTCTCGACGAAGACCAGCCGGACCACCGGCGAGATCATCCGCGCGAACGTCTTCACCCGGATCAACGCGATCTACGGTGTGCTTTTCGTGCTCATCCTGTCGACGGGGTATTTCATCGACGGGCTGTTCGGCGGACTGATCATCGTCAACAGCGCGGTCGGCATCATCCAGGAGCTCCGGGCGAAACGGACCCTGGAACGGCTCGCGATCGTCGGACAGGCGAAGCCGACCGTCCGCCGTGACGGCCAGAGCGCCGAAATCGCCCCGGAAGACGTCGTGCTCGGGGACCTCGTCGAACTGGGGCCCGGCGACAAGATCGTCGTCGACGGCCCGGCGCTGACGGCCGACGCGCTGGAGGTCGACGAGTCGCTGCTGACCGGTGAATCCGATCCGGTGGTCAAGCAACCCGGTGACAAGGTGCTCTCCGGCAGCTTCGTCGTCGCGGGCAGCGGCACCTACCGCGCGGACATCATCGGCGACGAGTCCTACGCGGCGAAACTGGCCGCGGAGGCCAGCAAGTTCACCCTGGTGAAGTCGGAGCTGCGCCAAGGCATCGACAAGATTCTCAAGTTCATCACGTACCTGCTGATCCCGGCGGGCGCGCTGACCATCTACAACCAGCTCGCGGGCGACCAGGCGTGGCCGGACGCGCTGCGCGGCATGGTCGCGGCGCTCGTGCCGATGGTGCCCGAGGGTCTGGTGCTGATGACCAGCGTCGCGCTGGCGGTCGGCGTCATCCGGCTGGGCAAGCGCCAGTGCCTGGTGCAGGAACTCCCGGCCATCGAAGGTCTCGCCCGGGTCGACGTGGTGTGCGCGGACAAGACCGGCACGCTCACCGAGAACGCGATGCGGCTTTCCGAGGTCCGCGAGATCACGCCGGGCCATCCGGTGGACGGCGCGCTGGCCGCGCTCGCCGCCGCCGATCCCCGCCCGAACGCGAGCCTGCAGGCGATCGCCGAGGCGTACCGGACCGATCCGGGCTGGCGCGTTTCCACGACGATGCCGTTCTCCTCGGCGCGCAAGTGGAGCGGCGCGTCGTTCGGCGGCGACGGCGACTGGGTGCTCGGCGCGGCCGACGTCCTGCTGCCCGAGGGCGAGCACCGGGCGGAAGCCGAGAAGATCGGCTCGCGCGGTCTGCGTGTTCTCCTGCTGGGCCGTGCCGAACGGGCCGTCGACGCGGCCGAGGGGCCCGGCGAGATCGAACCGGTCGCGCTCGTGGTGCTGGAGCAGAAGGTCCGCCCCGACGCGAAGGACACTTTGGACTTCTTCGCGCATCAGGACGTGGCGGTCAAGGTCATCTCCGGCGACAACGCCATCTCGGTGGGCGCCGTCGCGGGCACCCTGGACCTGCCGGGCGCGGACAAGCCCGTCGACGCGCGAAAGCTGCCGGAAGACGCCGAAAAGCTGGCCGACACCGTGGAGGATCGCGCCGTCTTCGGCCGCGTGACGCCGCTGCAGAAACGCGCGATGGTCGGTGCGCTGCAGTCGAAGGGGCACACCGTCGCGATGACCGGCGACGGCGTGAACGACGTCCTCGCGCTGAAGGACGCGGACATCGGCGTCGCGATGGGCGCAGGCAGCCCGGCCACCCGCGCGGTCGCGCAGATCGTGCTGCTGGACGACAAGTTCGCCACCCTGCCGCATGTCGTCGCCGAGGGGCGGCGGGTGATCGGCAACATCGAGCGCGTCTCGAACCTGTTCCTCACCAAGACGGTCTACTCGGTACTGCTGGCGCTGATGGTCGGCATCGCGCAGGTGCCGTTCCCGTTCCTGCCGAGGCACATCACGATCACCGCGTGGTTCACGATCGGCCTGCCCGCCTTCGTGCTCTCGCTGGCGCCGAACAACGAACGCGCCCGCACCGGTTTCGTCGGCCGGGTGATGCGGATGGCCGTGCCCGCCGGGCTGGTCATCGCCACCGCGACCTTCGTGAGCTATCTGCTGGTGTACAAGGGATCCGGTCAGTCCGAACTGGACAAGATCCAGGCGGGGACGACGGCCCTGATCACCCTCATCACGATCGCGCTGTGGGTGCTCGGGATCGTCGCGCGGCCGTACCGGTGGTGGAAGATCCTGCTGATCGGCGGGATGGTCGTGCTGACCCTCGCGCTGTTCCTGATCCCGTTCACGCAGAAGTTCTTCGCGCTGGACCCGAGCGTGAGCGCGTACACGCTGTCGGCCTTCGCCTGTGCCGGGGTGGGGATCGTGCTGGTGGAGATCGCCTGGTGGGCCGGGCGGCATCTGGTCAAGCGCCAGGAAGCCTGACCCAGAAGTACGTGAAGGCCCCCTTCACTGCGTCTAGCGCAGTGAAGGGGGCCTTCACGTACTTCTGGGTCAGGCCGCCGGGGTGAACAACAGCGCCGTGTTGTGCCCGCCGAAGCCGAACGAGTTGCTGATCGCCGCGCCCAGCTCCATCTTGCGAGCCTCACCGGAGACGACGTCGAGCTGCACCTTCGGGTCCAGGTCCTCGAGGTTCAGTGTCGCCGGGATGAGCCCGTGGTAGATCGCCAGGATCGTGGCGATGCCCTCGACCGCGCCCGCGCCGCCGACCAGGTGGCCGAGCGCGCCCTTGGGAGCGGTCACCACGACGTGCTCGCCGACGGCGTTGCGGATCGCCGCGGCCTCGCCGACGTCGCCGACGACCGTCGAGGTCGCGTGCGCGTTGACGTGGCCGACGTCGGCCGGGGAGACCCCGGCCATCGTCATCGCCTGCCGCATGGCGGCGATCTGGCCGACGCCCTCCGGGTGGTTGCCCGTGATGTGGTACGCGTCCGAGGTGATCCCGTACCCGCTCAGCCGAGCGTAGATCCGCGCGTTGCGGGCCTTGGCCCGGTCCGCCCGCTCCAGGATCACGACACCGGAGCCCTCGCCGAGGACGAAACCGTCACGGTTCACGTCGAACGGCCTGGACGCCTTCGCCGGGTCGTCGTTGCGGGTGGACACCGTCCGCGCCTGGGCGAAACCGGCGAGGGTGATCGGGTGGATGCACGATTCGGCACCACCGGCCACCACGACGTCTGCCCGGCCCGAGCGGATCATCTCGTAGCCGGCGGCGATGCCTTCCGCGCCCGACGCGCAGGCCGAAGCGGGCGAGTGCACACCGGCACGTGCCTTCAGGTCGATCCCGACGTGAGCGGCGGGGCCGTTCGGCATCAGCATCGGCACGGTCAGCGGGGAGACCTTGCGGAGTCCCTGCTTGTGCAGAAGGTCGTTCTGGGAGATCAGGGTGACCGGACCGCCGACACCGGTACCGATGGTCACCCCGAGGCGCTCGGGTTCCACATCCTGATGCTCGTCGGTCGGCTGCTCGAAGCCCGCGTCCGCCCAAGCCTGGCGGGCGGCGATGAGCGCCACCTGCTCACAGCGGTCCAGCCGCCGGGCCTGAACCCGCGGCAGGACCTCGGACGGGTCGACGGCGAGCATGGCGCCGATCTTCACCGGCAGCTCGAGTTCGTCGACCCAGTCGGCTTCGATGCGGCGGATCCCGCTCGCCCCGGCGAGCAGGCCGTCCCACGTGGACGCGACGTCCCCGCCGAGTGGCGTGGTCGCGCCCATCCCGGTGATCACGACGTCGTTGTTGCTCATTGGAGTCTCCCCAAGGTCGGCGCCAATCAAGAAGTCGGACTTACTTGGAGTTGGCCGACACGTAGTTCACCGCGTCGCCAACGGTCTTCAGGTTCGCCAGCTCGTCGTCCGGGATCTTGACGCCGAACTTGTCCTCGGCCTGGACAGCGATCTCCACCATGGACAGCGAGTCGATGTCGAGGTCGTCCACGAAGGACTTCTCGGCGGTCACGTCGTCCTGCGCCACACCGGCGACCTCTTCGACGATCTCGGCGAGGCCGGCGAGGATCTCTGCGTTGTCTGCCACTGGTTGTTCCCTTCTCGGTGATGCTTTCGGCTGCCCTGCGGACACGGTGCCCGCAGGGGAAGTATTCATCACGGGCAGACGAAGGCCTGGCCCGCGTAGGAGAGTCCGGCCCCGAAGCCCACGGCGAGCACGACGTCGCCCTGTTTCACGGTGCCTGCCTTGCGCATGTGGTCCAGCGCAAGCGGAATCGACGCGGACGAGGTGTTGCCCGAGTACCTGATGTCGTCGGCGACGACCATGTCCTCGCGAGCGCCCTTGGCGCGCAGCTTCTTCGCGATGGCTTCGACGATGCGCAGGTTGGCCTGGTGCGGGATCAGGACGTCCACATCGGACGGTTCGAGCCCGGCCAGTTCCAGCGCCTGCAAGGCGATCGGCGCGATCTGCGTGGTCGCCCAGCGGAAGACCGACTGGCCCTCCTGGTAGATCCACTTGTTGTCGCGCATGTAGATCAGGTCGACGTGCTCGCCCGCGCTGCCCCAGGCGACCGGGCCGATCTGCGCGGTGTCG carries:
- a CDS encoding DUF3145 domain-containing protein, translated to MSTRGNTRGVVYVHSSPSAVCPHVEWAISGTLGARVELKWTAQPASPGQLRAECGWRAPSGTGGKLASALKAWPMIRFEVTEEPSAGVDGERFCFAPGLGLWHGRTSANGDIVVGEDQLRALVSKVRSGESLAHKLDELLAANWDEALEPYRHAGDGAPVTWLHQVG
- a CDS encoding beta-ketoacyl-[acyl-carrier-protein] synthase family protein — encoded protein: MSNNDVVITGMGATTPLGGDVASTWDGLLAGASGIRRIEADWVDELELPVKIGAMLAVDPSEVLPRVQARRLDRCEQVALIAARQAWADAGFEQPTDEHQDVEPERLGVTIGTGVGGPVTLISQNDLLHKQGLRKVSPLTVPMLMPNGPAAHVGIDLKARAGVHSPASACASGAEGIAAGYEMIRSGRADVVVAGGAESCIHPITLAGFAQARTVSTRNDDPAKASRPFDVNRDGFVLGEGSGVVILERADRAKARNARIYARLSGYGITSDAYHITGNHPEGVGQIAAMRQAMTMAGVSPADVGHVNAHATSTVVGDVGEAAAIRNAVGEHVVVTAPKGALGHLVGGAGAVEGIATILAIYHGLIPATLNLEDLDPKVQLDVVSGEARKMELGAAISNSFGFGGHNTALLFTPAA
- a CDS encoding acyl carrier protein, with the translated sequence MADNAEILAGLAEIVEEVAGVAQDDVTAEKSFVDDLDIDSLSMVEIAVQAEDKFGVKIPDDELANLKTVGDAVNYVSANSK
- a CDS encoding cation-translocating P-type ATPase, with the translated sequence MAIDQPALLTDASRGLTSEEVAQRVAAGQTNTVSTKTSRTTGEIIRANVFTRINAIYGVLFVLILSTGYFIDGLFGGLIIVNSAVGIIQELRAKRTLERLAIVGQAKPTVRRDGQSAEIAPEDVVLGDLVELGPGDKIVVDGPALTADALEVDESLLTGESDPVVKQPGDKVLSGSFVVAGSGTYRADIIGDESYAAKLAAEASKFTLVKSELRQGIDKILKFITYLLIPAGALTIYNQLAGDQAWPDALRGMVAALVPMVPEGLVLMTSVALAVGVIRLGKRQCLVQELPAIEGLARVDVVCADKTGTLTENAMRLSEVREITPGHPVDGALAALAAADPRPNASLQAIAEAYRTDPGWRVSTTMPFSSARKWSGASFGGDGDWVLGAADVLLPEGEHRAEAEKIGSRGLRVLLLGRAERAVDAAEGPGEIEPVALVVLEQKVRPDAKDTLDFFAHQDVAVKVISGDNAISVGAVAGTLDLPGADKPVDARKLPEDAEKLADTVEDRAVFGRVTPLQKRAMVGALQSKGHTVAMTGDGVNDVLALKDADIGVAMGAGSPATRAVAQIVLLDDKFATLPHVVAEGRRVIGNIERVSNLFLTKTVYSVLLALMVGIAQVPFPFLPRHITITAWFTIGLPAFVLSLAPNNERARTGFVGRVMRMAVPAGLVIATATFVSYLLVYKGSGQSELDKIQAGTTALITLITIALWVLGIVARPYRWWKILLIGGMVVLTLALFLIPFTQKFFALDPSVSAYTLSAFACAGVGIVLVEIAWWAGRHLVKRQEA